A section of the Hemibagrus wyckioides isolate EC202008001 linkage group LG04, SWU_Hwy_1.0, whole genome shotgun sequence genome encodes:
- the ctcf gene encoding transcriptional repressor CTCF, whose product MEGGPTEAVVDETGDAFKAKDCKTYQRRREDEDVEADLLQAAGLEAVEQPVAEGEVTGAVVDAQQQLVEGVVSVNSGVEMMVMDSLDPSLLQMKTEVSVAGAAHEATVTTVDDTQIITLQVVNMEEQQLGLGELQLVQVPVSAVPVTATTVEELQGTLVDATAMPKDGEPVICHTLPLPEGFQVVKVGANGEVETVEQDELHGHEEQSLQQQEEEDIPEAQNDDPTWAKDPDYTPPVKKTKKTKKSKLRYNTEGEKDMDVSVYDFEEEQQEGLLSEVNAEKVVGNMKPPKPTKIKKKGVKKTFQCELCSYTCPRRSNLDRHMKSHTDERPHKCHLCGRAFRTVTLLRNHLNTHTGTRPHKCTDCDMAFVTSGELVRHRRYKHTHEKPFKCSMCDYASVEVSKLKRHIRSHTGERPFQCSLCSYASRDTYKLKRHMRTHSGEKPYECYICHARFTQSGTMKMHILQKHTENVAKFHCPHCDTVIARKSDLGVHLRKQHSYIEQGRKCRYCEAVFHERYALIQHQKSHKNEKRFKCDQCDYACRQERHMVMHKRTHTGEKPYACSHCEKTFRQKQLLDMHFRRYHDPNFVPTSFVCTKCGKTFTRRNTMARHAENCSGMEGGDGENGAPTKRGRGGRKRKMRSRKDDDDDSDDHGEPDLDDLDEEEEEDEDALDDVEMEVEQAPPTVPVPAPAEPPVKRKRGRPPKNPPKASPAKNTAIAPTATAIIQVEDEGTGAIENIIVKKEQDGVDSSVAASAEPVVEEVEATEGGVDAEQLSVPEAAPNGDLTPEMILSMMDR is encoded by the exons GACGGGGGACGCCTTCAAAGCCAAGGATTGTAAGACCTATCAACGACGGCGTGAGGATGAAGATGTTGAAGCCGATCTGCTGCAGGCTGCTGGTCTAGAGGCGGTAGAGCAGCCCGTAGCTGAGGGTGAAGTAACCGGTGCAGTGGTTGATGCACAGCAGCAGCTGGTTGAAGGTGTAGTGAGCGTGAATAGTGGTGTAGAAATGATGGTAATGGACTCGCTGGACCCGTCCCTGCTGCAGATGAAGACAGAAGTCAGTGTAGCTGGGGCAGCTCACGAGGCCACAGTCACCACAGTAGATGACACGCAGATCATCACCCTGCAGGTGGTCAATATGGAGGAACAACAACTGGGTCTGGGCGAACTGCAACTTGTGCAGGTGCCCGTTTCAGCTGTGCCTGTCACTGCCACCACTGTGGAAGAGTTGCAGGGAACACTGGTTGATGCTACTGCCATGCCTAAAGATGGGGAGCCTGTTATCTGTCACACGCTGCCACTTCCAGAGGGCTTCCAG GTTGTGAAAGTAGGTGCCAATGGTGAAGTGGAGACTGTGGAGCAGGATGAGCTGCATGGCCATGAAGAGCAGTCTTTGCAGcagcaggaagaggaggataTTCCTGAAGCCCAGAATGATGATCCAACTTGGGCCAAGGATCCTGACTACACACCCCCTGTCAAAAAGaccaaaaagacaaagaaaagcaAGCTACGTTAcaacacagagggagagaaagacatgGATGTATCTGTTTACGACTTTGAGGAGGAGCAGCAAGAAGGTCTGCTCTCAGAGGTTAATGCAGAGAAGGTTGTTGGCAACATGAAACCGCCAAAACCAACCAAAATCAAAAAGAAAG GTGTGAAGAAGACATTCCAGTGTGAGTTGTGTAGCTACACCTGCCCAAGGCGCTCCAACCTCGACCGTCACATGAAGAGCCACACGGATGAGAGGCCGCACAAATGCCACTTGTGTGGACGTGCCTTCAGGACTGTAACCCTGCTGAGGAaccatctcaacacacacacag GCACAAGACCCCACAAATGTACTGATTGTGACATGGCATTTGTGACTAGCGGTGAGCTTGTGCGACATCGCCGCTATAAGCACACCCATGAGAAGCCCTTCAAGTGTTCCATGTGTGATTACGCTAGTGTGGAG GTCAGCAAGCTGAAGAGACACATTCGCTCTCATACTGGAGAGCGTCCATTCCAGTGCAGCCTGTGCAGTTATGCCAGCAGAGACACCTACAAGCTGAAGAGACACATGCGAACCCACTCAG GAGAGAAGCCGTATGAGTGCTACATCTGTCATGCACGTTTCACCCAGAGTGGCACTATGAAGATGCACATCCTGCAGAAGCATACCGAGAATGTGGCCAAGTTCCACTGCCCCCACTGTGACACCGTCATTGCCCGCAAGAGTGACTTGG GTGTGCATCTGCGCAAGCAGCATTCCTACATCGAGCAAGGCAGGAAGTGCCGTTACTGTGAGGCTGTGTTTCATGAGCGCTACGCTCTCATCCAGCACCAGAAATCCCACAAGAATGAGAAACGCTTCAAGTGTGACCAGTGTGACTATGCTTGCCGACAG GAGCGTCACATGGTGATGCACAAACGTACCCACACTGGGGAAAAGCCATATGCCTGCAGCCACTGTGAGAAAACATTTAGACAGAAACAACTCCTGGACATGCATTTTCGACGTTATCACGACCCCAACTTCGTGCCCACTTCTTTTGTGTGCACTAAGTGTGGAAAGACTTTCACACGCAGG aaCACCATGGCCAGACATGCTGAGAACTGTTCTGGAATGGAAGGTGGTGATGGGGAGAATGGTGCTCCAACCAAGAGAGGCCGAGGTggcaggaagaggaagatgcgCTCCAggaaggatgatgatgatgatagtg ATGATCATGGTGAGCCTGACTTGGATGACcttgatgaggaagaggaggaggatgaagatgctctagatgatgtggagatggaggtaGAACAGGCTCCACCAACCGTCCCTGTCCCGGCCCCTGCTGAGCCACCTGTCAAGAGGAAACGTGGACGACCTCCGAAGAATCCTCCCAAGGCATCCCCTGCTAAGAACACAGCCATAGCACCTACTG CAACTGCCATTATCCAGGTGGAGGACGAAGGCACGGGAGCTATTGAGAACATCATAGTGAAGAAGGAGCAGGACGGTGTGGATTCTTCAGTGGCAGCATCAGCAGAGCCTGTGGTGGAGGAGGTCGAAGCCACAGAGGGAGGAGTAGATGCAGAGCAGCTCTCGGTCCCTGAGGCCGCACCCAATGGAGACCTCACCCCTGAGATGATCCTCAGCATGATGGACCGGTGA